One stretch of Zhihengliuella flava DNA includes these proteins:
- a CDS encoding MFS transporter yields MAHLTGRAYLPISFTARLPLAFLSIGVLTLIAWSTGSYAAGGLAAAITGIGQAIGGPLSGYLADRTTQRTVLLPGATAHAVLLAALVWQGFGAEDVGAPLLIIAFLTGLTCPQVGSMSRVRWQRLTEGRATGRRELTAALSLESMADELTFVLGPALVGFLASLASPWLPLAAAAAVTAVMVPWFALHRTAAQAQRVHDDGATATGHVARARWTPRAIAGVSAAVVGMMGMGGLFGTISASSVAFAGEGGNSSAGGLFYAAMGVASAATALSVSAWPSAWGQSARWLACSVVLVPAVALLLAVESVPAMVAVVFLIGLPIGPVLVTVYTIGSQTAPAGRMSTVMTMLASGVVVGVSLGNAGAGAAADAGGSAGAFATVMTAALVLLGAAIASALVRRRARAR; encoded by the coding sequence TTGGCACACCTGACGGGCAGGGCTTATCTCCCGATCAGCTTTACCGCACGCCTGCCCCTGGCGTTCCTCTCCATCGGCGTCCTCACGCTCATCGCGTGGTCCACCGGCTCGTATGCGGCCGGCGGCCTGGCGGCCGCCATCACCGGCATCGGGCAGGCTATCGGTGGGCCCCTCTCCGGGTACCTCGCCGATCGGACGACTCAGCGCACGGTCCTCCTCCCCGGAGCCACCGCTCATGCCGTCCTTCTGGCAGCGTTAGTGTGGCAGGGGTTCGGAGCCGAAGACGTCGGCGCGCCGCTGCTGATCATCGCGTTCCTGACCGGGCTCACGTGTCCGCAGGTCGGGTCGATGTCCCGCGTGCGGTGGCAGCGCCTGACGGAGGGCCGCGCCACCGGCCGCCGCGAACTCACCGCCGCCCTGAGCCTTGAATCGATGGCCGATGAACTGACATTTGTCCTGGGGCCGGCGCTCGTGGGCTTCCTGGCCTCGCTGGCGAGCCCCTGGTTGCCGCTGGCCGCCGCCGCAGCTGTCACCGCCGTCATGGTCCCGTGGTTCGCCTTACACCGCACGGCGGCGCAGGCTCAACGCGTGCACGATGACGGTGCAACGGCCACGGGCCACGTCGCGCGGGCTCGCTGGACCCCGCGCGCCATCGCCGGAGTGAGCGCGGCCGTCGTCGGCATGATGGGCATGGGCGGACTCTTTGGCACCATTTCGGCCAGTTCCGTGGCCTTCGCCGGCGAGGGAGGAAATTCGAGCGCCGGCGGGCTCTTCTACGCGGCCATGGGAGTCGCCTCCGCGGCAACGGCCCTCTCCGTGTCGGCCTGGCCCAGCGCCTGGGGGCAGTCCGCGCGCTGGCTCGCCTGCTCCGTCGTGCTCGTCCCGGCGGTGGCCCTTCTGCTCGCCGTCGAGTCTGTTCCGGCGATGGTCGCCGTCGTGTTTCTGATTGGGCTTCCGATCGGACCGGTGCTCGTGACCGTCTACACGATTGGAAGCCAAACCGCGCCGGCCGGGCGCATGAGCACGGTCATGACGATGCTTGCCAGCGGCGTCGTGGTGGGCGTGTCCTTGGGCAATGCTGGTGCCGGAGCCGCGGCGGACGCGGGCGGTAGCGCCGGTGCCTTTGCCACCGTGATGACGGCGGCGCTCGTGCTGCTGGGGGCGGCTATCGCGAGTGCGCTGGTGCGGCGCCGAGCGCGCGCTCGATAG
- a CDS encoding GntR family transcriptional regulator: MTPSKSQQAYELLAEKITSGEYSPGYRLVLSTIAQRLGCSVVPVREAIRRLEAEGLVNFERNIGATVAHVDATLYLHTMQTLSVLEGAATALAVPHLTNDDLAQARRLNAELAACLDRFDPQRFTQLNDAFHAVIYDRCPNPHILDLVQRGWKRMRAMRASSFTTIPGRAHQSVAEHAALIDLIDSGASPAEVEVAARAHRTNTLNAYLEAAGLPASPLYLPQPTTTA, translated from the coding sequence TTGACTCCCTCTAAGTCCCAGCAGGCGTACGAGCTGCTGGCGGAGAAGATCACGTCCGGGGAGTACTCCCCCGGCTACCGGCTGGTGCTCAGTACGATTGCCCAGCGCTTGGGGTGCTCCGTGGTCCCGGTCCGCGAGGCCATCCGCCGGCTCGAGGCGGAAGGTCTGGTCAACTTCGAGCGGAACATCGGTGCGACCGTGGCCCATGTGGACGCGACGCTGTATCTGCACACGATGCAAACCCTGTCCGTTCTCGAGGGCGCGGCGACGGCCTTGGCGGTACCGCACCTCACCAACGATGATCTGGCCCAGGCCCGGCGCCTCAACGCCGAGCTGGCAGCATGTCTGGACCGCTTCGATCCGCAACGATTCACCCAACTCAACGATGCGTTTCACGCGGTGATTTACGACCGCTGCCCCAACCCGCACATCTTGGACTTGGTGCAACGCGGCTGGAAGCGAATGCGGGCCATGCGCGCCTCCAGCTTCACCACGATCCCCGGACGCGCTCATCAATCTGTGGCCGAGCACGCGGCACTCATCGACCTGATTGACTCGGGGGCCAGCCCCGCCGAGGTCGAGGTCGCCGCTCGCGCCCACCGCACCAACACGCTGAACGCCTATCTCGAAGCGGCCGGTCTCCCGGCATCGCCCCTCTATCTGCCCCAACCAACCACTACTGCCTAA
- a CDS encoding IclR family transcriptional regulator, which yields MTIEQNAGESAGSKPASQTLSRGIRMLEILAESGAPMTIADLAGALGVHRSIAYRILRTLETHLLVMRDGSGRVQLAPGLVTLARGVQRDLQSASVPELAEVAEEFGVCSFVAVWDQRDCFTLANVEPRHGDAAVIQRPGSRHAFNRGAPGIAIQSALSAAEWSERMPEEPYRDASHEAARLGYGVSHDEVIPGVSAVAAPIRVPHQLPAAVAVVFATATPPAPVDDLGARMVRAAEAIERALGAAPAHSR from the coding sequence ATGACAATTGAGCAGAACGCCGGCGAGTCCGCCGGTTCCAAACCCGCGTCCCAAACGCTCTCGCGCGGGATCCGCATGCTGGAGATTTTGGCCGAATCCGGCGCACCGATGACCATTGCCGACTTGGCGGGGGCCCTAGGGGTCCACCGATCAATCGCCTACCGCATCCTGCGCACACTGGAAACTCACCTCTTGGTGATGCGTGATGGCTCAGGACGCGTCCAGCTAGCCCCCGGCCTGGTCACCTTGGCCCGCGGGGTGCAGCGCGATTTGCAGTCGGCGTCTGTTCCGGAATTGGCCGAGGTGGCAGAGGAATTTGGCGTTTGCTCTTTCGTGGCTGTGTGGGATCAGCGCGATTGTTTCACGCTGGCTAACGTGGAACCGCGGCACGGCGACGCTGCCGTGATTCAGCGTCCCGGATCTCGCCACGCGTTTAATCGCGGGGCCCCGGGCATTGCCATCCAATCAGCACTCTCGGCCGCGGAGTGGAGCGAGCGGATGCCCGAAGAGCCTTATCGAGACGCTTCCCACGAGGCCGCGCGTCTAGGCTACGGTGTCAGCCACGATGAGGTGATTCCTGGCGTGTCGGCCGTGGCCGCACCCATCCGGGTGCCGCATCAACTGCCGGCGGCCGTCGCCGTCGTCTTTGCCACGGCGACGCCGCCCGCCCCGGTCGACGACCTCGGGGCACGCATGGTGCGTGCCGCGGAGGCTATCGAGCGCGCGCTCGGCGCCGCACCAGCGCACTCGCGATAG
- the hpaD gene encoding 3,4-dihydroxyphenylacetate 2,3-dioxygenase encodes MTTLPEIPKPTAPAPDIVRCAYMELVVTDLAKSRDFYVDLLGLHVTYEDDEQIYLRSFEEFIHHNLVLTKGPVAAAKAFAYRVRTPEDVDKAEAYFQELGCRTERRSNGFVRGIGDSVRVEDPIGFPYEFFYEVEHVERLHMRYDLYSAGELVRLDHFNQVTPDVPRGRKYLEDLGFRVTEDIKDEEGTTYAAWMHRKGTVHDTALTGGNGPRLHHVAFSTHEKHNIIQICDKMGALRLSDRIERGPGRHGVSNAFYLYILDPDDHRIEIYTQDYYTGDPDNPTITWDVHDNQRRDWWGNPVVPSWYTEASLVLDLDGNPQHVVERTDDSEMAVTVGADGFSYTREHDEDGTYRGQASKGFKLGNQL; translated from the coding sequence ATGACCACCCTGCCCGAAATCCCTAAGCCAACCGCCCCCGCGCCAGACATCGTCCGCTGCGCATACATGGAGCTCGTCGTCACCGACCTGGCCAAGTCCCGCGACTTCTACGTCGACCTGCTGGGCCTGCACGTGACCTACGAAGACGATGAGCAGATCTACCTGCGCTCCTTTGAGGAGTTCATTCACCACAACCTCGTCCTCACCAAGGGACCAGTCGCCGCGGCCAAGGCCTTCGCCTACCGCGTGCGGACCCCGGAGGATGTGGACAAGGCCGAGGCGTACTTCCAGGAACTGGGCTGCCGCACCGAGCGGCGCAGCAACGGTTTTGTCCGTGGCATCGGCGATTCCGTCCGCGTCGAGGATCCCATCGGCTTCCCGTACGAGTTCTTCTACGAGGTCGAGCACGTCGAGCGGCTGCACATGCGCTACGACCTCTACTCGGCCGGTGAACTGGTGCGTCTGGACCACTTCAATCAGGTCACCCCCGACGTTCCGCGGGGCCGCAAGTACCTCGAAGACTTGGGCTTCCGGGTCACCGAAGACATCAAGGACGAGGAGGGCACCACCTACGCCGCGTGGATGCACCGCAAGGGAACCGTGCACGACACGGCACTGACCGGTGGCAACGGGCCGCGCCTGCACCACGTGGCCTTCTCCACGCACGAGAAGCACAACATCATCCAGATCTGCGACAAGATGGGCGCGCTCCGTCTCTCCGACCGGATCGAGCGCGGTCCGGGGCGTCATGGTGTTTCCAACGCGTTCTACCTCTACATCTTGGACCCGGACGATCACCGTATCGAGATCTACACGCAGGACTACTACACGGGCGATCCCGACAACCCCACGATCACGTGGGACGTGCACGACAATCAGCGACGCGACTGGTGGGGAAATCCTGTGGTTCCGTCGTGGTACACCGAGGCGTCGCTGGTCTTGGACCTCGACGGCAATCCGCAGCACGTCGTCGAACGCACCGACGACTCCGAGATGGCCGTGACCGTGGGTGCCGACGGTTTCTCCTACACGCGCGAGCATGACGAGGACGGCACCTACCGCGGGCAGGCGTCGAAAGGCTTCAAGCTCGGCAACCAGCTGTAA
- the hpaE gene encoding 5-carboxymethyl-2-hydroxymuconate semialdehyde dehydrogenase: MSKQFVPQNLPTAIQHYIGGEHVDSIDGETFDVLNPVTNEAYIQAASGKKADIDAAVAAAKEAFDNGPWPQMLPRERSRVLHKIADIIETRGRDLAEMECFDTGLPIKQALGQAHRAAENFRFFADLIVAQHDDAFKVPGRQANYVNRKPIGVAGLITPWNTPFMLESWKLGPALATGNTVVLKPAEFTPLSASLWPEIFEEAGLPAGVFNIVHGYGEEGFAGDSLVKHPDVPLISFTGESRTGQIIFGNSAPYLKGLSMELGGKSPAVVFADADLDAAIDATIFGVFSLNGERCTAGSRILVERSIYDEFVERYSAQASRVKVGLPEDESTEVGALVHPEHFEKVMSYIEIGKSEARLTAGGGRPEEFPEGNFVSPTVFADVSPDARIFQEEIFGPVVAITPFDTDEEALELANNTRYGLAAYIWTNDLKRSHNFAQNVEAGMVWLNSNNVRDLRTPFGGVKASGLGHEGGYRSIDFYTDQQAVHINLGEVHNPVFGKA, translated from the coding sequence ATGAGCAAGCAATTCGTGCCCCAGAACCTGCCGACCGCCATTCAGCACTACATCGGCGGCGAGCATGTTGATTCGATCGACGGCGAGACCTTCGACGTCCTCAACCCCGTCACCAACGAGGCCTACATCCAAGCGGCTTCCGGCAAGAAGGCGGACATCGACGCTGCCGTGGCCGCCGCCAAGGAGGCTTTTGACAACGGGCCGTGGCCACAGATGCTGCCGCGAGAGCGCTCGCGCGTGCTCCACAAGATCGCCGACATCATCGAGACTCGCGGTCGCGACCTCGCCGAGATGGAGTGCTTTGACACGGGTCTGCCGATCAAGCAGGCGCTGGGTCAGGCCCACCGCGCCGCCGAGAACTTCCGCTTCTTCGCGGACCTCATCGTCGCCCAGCACGACGACGCGTTCAAGGTCCCGGGGCGGCAAGCGAACTACGTCAACCGCAAGCCGATCGGCGTCGCGGGCCTCATCACGCCGTGGAACACCCCGTTCATGCTCGAGTCCTGGAAGCTCGGCCCGGCCTTGGCCACGGGCAACACCGTGGTGCTCAAGCCTGCTGAGTTCACCCCCCTCTCGGCCTCGCTGTGGCCGGAGATCTTCGAGGAGGCTGGCCTGCCGGCGGGCGTCTTCAACATCGTGCACGGCTACGGAGAGGAAGGGTTCGCCGGTGATTCCCTCGTCAAGCACCCGGACGTTCCGCTGATCTCCTTTACGGGCGAGTCCCGCACCGGCCAAATCATCTTCGGAAACTCGGCGCCGTACCTCAAGGGTCTGTCGATGGAACTCGGCGGCAAATCGCCGGCCGTCGTCTTTGCCGACGCGGACCTGGATGCCGCGATCGACGCGACGATCTTTGGAGTCTTCTCACTCAATGGCGAGCGCTGCACCGCCGGCTCCCGCATCCTCGTCGAGCGCAGCATCTACGACGAGTTCGTGGAGCGCTACTCCGCTCAGGCGAGCCGCGTGAAGGTGGGCCTGCCCGAGGACGAATCCACGGAGGTGGGCGCCCTGGTGCACCCTGAGCATTTCGAGAAGGTCATGTCCTACATCGAGATCGGCAAGTCCGAGGCCAGGCTGACGGCCGGCGGCGGCCGCCCCGAGGAGTTCCCGGAGGGCAACTTCGTTTCTCCGACGGTCTTCGCCGACGTCTCCCCCGACGCCCGCATCTTCCAGGAGGAGATCTTCGGCCCCGTCGTCGCCATCACGCCGTTCGACACGGACGAGGAGGCGCTCGAGCTGGCCAACAACACCCGCTACGGCCTCGCCGCCTACATCTGGACCAACGACCTGAAGCGTTCCCATAACTTCGCCCAGAACGTCGAGGCCGGCATGGTGTGGCTCAACTCGAACAACGTGCGCGACCTGCGGACCCCGTTCGGCGGAGTCAAGGCCTCCGGCCTGGGTCACGAGGGCGGCTACCGTTCGATCGATTTCTACACCGACCAGCAGGCCGTGCACATCAACCTGGGCGAGGTTCACAACCCCGTCTTCGGTAAGGCCTAA